From Miscanthus floridulus cultivar M001 chromosome 15, ASM1932011v1, whole genome shotgun sequence, the proteins below share one genomic window:
- the LOC136507743 gene encoding putative disease resistance RPP13-like protein 1 produces the protein MDGDGCWCSLEEIGPMFQLRKLILHGLENVPVGSSAGMSMISRKEHLDYLELNWSSSGSMGLREEINKPQQQRAVEEVTEKLSPPSSIRHLNIEGYFGSRLPNWMIFPATWVFNSLRHLRIDKLHYCTQLPILEALVIDDAPTIKSVGPEFQSPSSLAVGGSIVTARSVMAFPNMKTLLLAGLCEWEEWDWEVQGEDESADAVAMPALELVMIRNCKLRCLPPGLASSKRHYLRELELHELSNLTYIENFPSLVELEVFNCPEQKRISDLSKLQEIKIVHCPNVEVLKGVRSLDSMEMKDATMETILEYQTAVTPRYLNSQVDLQQEAVRVLVNR, from the coding sequence ATGGATGGGGATGGGTGCTGGTGCAGCTTGGAAGAGATAGGGCCTATGTTCCAGCTTAGGAAGCTTATTTTACATGGTCTAGAAAATGTGCCTGTTGGCTCGTCGGCTGGAATGTCCATGATTAGCAGAAAGGAGCACCTTGATTATTTGGAACTAAATTGGAGTAGCAGCGGATCCATGGGATTGAGGGAAGAAATCAACAAGCCGCAGCAGCAACGAGCTGTGGAGGAGGTAACTGAGAAGCTCAGCCCTCCATCCAGTATACGACATCTAAACATTGAAGGATACTTTGGTAGCCGGCTACCAAATTGGATGATATTTCCAGCTACATGGGTCTTTAACAGCCTGAGGCATTTAAGGATAGACAAACTTCACTACTGCACCCAACTCCCTATTTTGGAGGCCCTGGTCATTGACGACGCACCTACCATCAAGAGTGTTGGTCCTGAGTTCCAGTCACCCTCCTCCCTGGCAGTGGGTGGAAGTATTGTTACTGCAAGATCAGTAATGGCTTTTCCTAATATGAAAACTCTTTTGCTAGCTGGCTTGTGTGAATGGGAGGAATGGGACTGGGAGGTGCAGGGCGAGGATGAGTCTGCAGATGCCGTGGCCATGCCAGCTCTCGAACTTGTCATGATTCGTAACTGCAAGCTGAGATGTCTTCCACCCGGACTCGCCAGTAGCAAGAGGCATTATCTAAGAGAACTGGAGCTGCACGAGCTGAGCAACCTGACATATATAGAGAACTTCCCTTCACTTGTGGAACTTGAAGTATTCAACTGCCCCGAGCAGAAAAGGATCAGCGATCTCTCTAAGTTGCAGGAAATCAAGATCGTACACTGCCCAAACGTGGAGGTGCTAAAAGGAGTCCGGTCACTCGACAGCATGGAGATGAAGGACGCCACCATGGAGACAATTCTGGAATATCAGACAGCAGTGACCCCAAGGTATCTCAATTCTCAAGTTGACTTGCAGCAAGAAGCTGTACGAGTCCTTGTCAACAGGTAG